One Spinacia oleracea cultivar Varoflay chromosome 4, BTI_SOV_V1, whole genome shotgun sequence DNA segment encodes these proteins:
- the LOC110787754 gene encoding LOW QUALITY PROTEIN: gibberellin 3-beta-dioxygenase 1 (The sequence of the model RefSeq protein was modified relative to this genomic sequence to represent the inferred CDS: deleted 1 base in 1 codon; substituted 2 bases at 2 genomic stop codons), with translation MTRWSLFLFFSLSHSDAPLPFTSCPLXXVTPYRQKPITTLVSQFTSHFLLLLFSLYIYFTHIPSFNSYSYNIPMIFILLNKQVQHFCTTFLPLLILLLLLLLLLLLLLLEFLYFPIILLLSSLIYHIATKNTMPSRPSRVVKEQHPTKKSFLDLESLNELPDSFAWGSFEDPCSIDNPSGYGPDSVPVINLQDPQAQQLVGLACRSWGVFQVTNHGIQKSLLDDIEAAGKSLFALPVNQKLKAARSSCGVTGYGPARISSFFPKRMWSEGFTILGSPLDHARQLWPNDYNKFCDIIEKYQKEMNQLAKKLMQLIVGSLGISNQDIMNWADLLEGANGAMQLNSYPICPDPNRAMGLAAHTDSTLLTILHQSNTTGLQVFRERSGWVTVPPISGGLVINIGDLLHILSNGRYPSVYHRAMVNRVQHRLSVAYLYGPASGVRVQPLPKLIDATHPPLYRPVTWSEYLGIKSEHFTKALSLIRINHNTNPSLTGLIGNDEPKSINVDSDKTILAVFG, from the exons ATGACAAGATGGtccttgtttttgtttttttcattgTCTCATAGTGATGCCCCTCTCCCTTTCACTTCTTGTCCTCTCTAG TAAGTAACACCTTACCGCCAAAAACCCATTACAACTTTGGTTTCACAATTCACCTCCCACTTCCTCTTATTACTTTTTTCTCTCTATATATACTTCACTCATATTCCATCATTTAATTCATACTCATATAATATTCCTATGATTTTCATTCTTCTTAACAAACAAGTACAACATTTTTGTACCACTTTTCTGCCACTTCTTATTcttctactactactactactactactactactactactacttgaATTTCTATACTTTCCTATCATTCTACTACTTTCATCTCTTATTTACCATATTGCCACCAAAAACACAATGCCATCTAGGCCATCTCGAGTTGTTAAGGAACAACATCCCACAAAAAAAAGTTTCCTAGACTTGGAATCTTTAAATGAGTTGCCCGATTCATTTGCATGGGGTTCATTTGAAGATCCGTGTTCAATTGATAACCCGAGTGGTTATGGGCCTGATTCTGTACCCGTTATCAATCTTCAAGATCCGCAAGCCCAACAACTTGTTGGGCTTGCATGCAGATCATGGGGAGTCTTTCAAGTGACTAACCATGGAATACAAAAGAGTTTATTGGATGACATTGAAGCGGCCGGTAAAAGCCTTTTCGCTTTGCCGGTTAACCAAAAGCTCAAAGCGGCCCGTTCTTCCTGTGGTGTTACGGGTTATGGCCCCGCCCGGATCTCATCCTTCTTTCCCAAGAGGATGTGGTCCGAGGGGTTCACTATTTTGGGCTCTCCTCTTGACCATGCTCGTCAACTTTGGCCTAATGATTACAACAAATTCTG tgaTATTATTGAGAAATATCAAAAGGAAATGAACCAATTAGCTAAGAAGCTTATGCAACTAATTGTTGGTTCATTGGGTATATCCAATCAAGATATTATGAATTGGGCTGATCTACTTGAAGGGGCAAATGGAGCCATGCAACTAAATTCTTACCCGATTTGTCCGGACCCAAACCGGGCTATGGGCTTGGCGGCCCACACGGACTCAACCCTCCTCACGATCCTCCACCAAAGCAATACGACGGGGCTCCAAGTGTTTAGAGAACGGTCCGGGTGGGTCACGGTCCCACCCATTTCGGGCGGGCTTGTTATAAACATAGGTGACCTATTGCACATTTTATCAAATGGGCGGTACCCGAGTGTTTATCACCGGGCCATGGTTAATCGGGTCCAACATCGTCTCTCGGTTGCCTATCTGTACGGGCCCGCTTCCGGGGTCCGGGTCCAACCCCTCCCAAAGCTCATTGATGCCACACATCCTCCTCTATATAGGCCGGTTACTTGGAGTGAATATCTAGGTATCAAGAGTGAGCATTTCACTAAAGCCCTCTCACTAATTCGGATTAATCATAACACTAATCCATCATTAACGGGTCTAATTGGAAATGATGAGCCAAAAAGCATTAATGTTGACTCGGATAAGACAATCCTTGCTGTATTTGGTTAA